The Pseudomonas protegens genome contains the following window.
TCATGTATTCCACGCCTTCGTCGGTATGACGCTGGCCGAAAACGATCGGACGGATGCCGTGAGGGTCGCGGAAACCGACGATACCGTAACCGGTGATCATGGCCACCACCGCATAACCACCGACACAGCGGTTGTGCACATCAGTCACTGCGGCAAACACGTCTTCCTCGGTCGGCTGCAGCTTGCCGCGCTGGGCCAGCTCGTGAGCGAACACGTTGAGCAGCACTTCGGAGTCGGAGTTGGTGTTGACGTGGCGCAGGTCGGACTCGTAGATCTCCTTGGCCAACTGTTCAACATTGGTCAGGTTGCCGTTGTGCGCCAGGGTGATGCCATACGGCGAGTTGACGTAGAACGGCTGAGCCTCGGCAGAAGTCGAGCTGCCTGCGGTTGGATAACGCACATGACCGATACCCATGTGCCCCACCAGGCGCTGCATGTGCCGTTGCTGGAACACATCACGCACCAGGCCATTGTCCTTGCGCAGGAATAACCGGCCATCATGGCTGGTCACGATACCGGCAGCGTCCTGGCCGCGGTGCTGGAGGACGGTTAGCGCGTCATACAGCGCCTGATTGACGTTCGACTTACCGACGATACCGACGATGCCACACATGCGACGCAACCCCTACTTAATGAAACTGAACTGAACCCATCTTACTGAGGCGTTTTGGCCGGTAAGAGGTGCTCCTTGAACGGTATTTCAGCGGGTACGCTGATACCGCTGGCCAGCCACTGACTGCTCCACCCCAGGATGAGGTTCTTGGACCAGTCTGCAACCAATAGAAATTGTGGCACCAGCCGCGACTGCTGCCACCAGGAATCCTGCTGTACCGGCCCCAGGCTCAAGAGCCCGACCGCCACGACCACCAGCAGCGCGCCACGCGCCGCGCCGAAGGCCATGCCGAGGAATCGATCGGTCCCGGAGAGGCCGGTGACGCGAATCAATTCGCCGATGAGATAGTTGACCATTGCCCCCACCAGCAAGGTGGCGACAAACATGATTGCGCAGCCCGCGATCACGCGAGCCGAGGGAGTTTCGATATAACCGCCGAGGTACTCGGACAGTGAGCCACCAAACATCCAGGCGACGACTCCTGCGATGATCCAGGTAAGCAACGACAAGGCTTCTTTGACGAAACCGCGGCTCAAGCTGATCAAAGCGGAGATGGCGATTATTGCAACGATCGCCCAGTCAACCCAGGTAAATGGCACAGTGCAGCCTACAGACGGATAAGGCGGCGCATTTTAACAGAGCGCTTGGCTGTCGGTAAGCTGCGATTCACTGTGCTTTTGAAATCAGCCAGATAGCTTCAACCACGCTCTGGCTGAAAGCGCACCACAAACCCCTTGAGGTTGTGCTGACGCCCCAGCAGGTCACGCAGACGGTCGGCCTCGGCACGCTCGATCAGCGGCCCGACGAAGACCCGGTTCTTGCCATCAGCGGAACGGATATAAGCGTTATAGCCTTGACTGCGCAGGGTTTTCTGCAGGTTTTCCGCACCTTCACGGCTCGACAGACTGGCCAGCTGCACCGACCAACTGATCGACAGGCCATTGGCATCGATTCGGCTCTGACTGGTGTCAGGCTTGGCAGCGGCAATCGGCTGGGCCGGGGCTGGAGCCGGCACGGGCGCGGGTTTTGGCGCCGGCTTGCTCGCCGCAGGCGCCGGGGCAACCACCGGCACACTCGGGGCAATCGGCATCGAAGGCGCAACCTGCTGCACCACTGGCTGCTCGACAGGCACCGGTTCCTGAGGCAACACCTTGGGCTCGGGCACCACCACAGGCTCAACCTGAACCTGCGGCATGGCCGAGGCTTGCGGCACAGGTGGTGCTTCAACCGTTACGTGGCGCTGCTCATCCTCGCGCGAGAACAGCATCGGCAGAAAGATCACCGCCAAGGCCACCAGCACCAGTGCTCCAACCATTCGCTGCTTGTAGACGTTATCCAGCATTGCCATGTGCAGCTTCCTCCGTGGAGCGCCGGGCGAGCCACTCGAGCGCCTCGGCGACACAATAAAAAGATCCGAACAGCAGAATTTCATCATCCGCGGTCGCTTGCTCGCATTGCGCTTCCAATGCCGCAGCAATACTGGCGTAGGACGCTACCGAAGCGCCAAGGTTCTCCAGTGCGGCCTGCAGATCCTGCACCGGGCGCGCCCTGGGCGAATCCAGCGGCGCCACGGCCCAGCTCTGGACCGAAGACTGCAGACACCCCACCACCCCCGGCAGATCCTTGTCCGCCAGCAGGCCAAATACCGCCAGGCGCCGACCGCTCAGCGGTCGACGTGCCAGGCGCTCGGCCAGATACTGCGCGGCATGGGGGTTGTGCCCCACATCCAGGAGCAGGTTCAGGCGCTTGCCCTGCCATTCCACCTGCCGACGATCCAGGCGCCCGGTGACTCGGGTCTGCTGCAATGCTGCGCCCATCTGATCAGGCTGCCAGGGCAACCCGGTAAGCAGATAAGCCTGCAAGGCCAGCGCCGCGTTCTCCATGGGCAGATCAAGCAACGGCAGATCCCGCAGCTCGACCTGATTGCCCTGGGCATCCAGACCACGCCACTGCCAATGCTCTTCGGTCAGCGCCAGATCGAAATCCCGCCCCCGAAGGAAAAACGGACAACCCAGCTCCCGCGCCTTATCCAGCAGCGGCTGCGGCGGATTCAGGTCGCCACACAGCGCCGGAGCGCCCGGACGGAAAATCCCGGCCTTTTCGAAGGCCACGGATTCACGGGAATCGCCGAGGTACTCGATATGATCGACTCCGATGCTGGTGACCAGCGCCAGGTCGGCATCCACCAGGTTGACCGTATCCAGACGACCACCCAGACCGACCTCCAGCACCACAGCATCCAGCGCCGCCTGCTGGAACAGCCAGAAGGCCGCCAGGGTGCCCATCTCGAAATAGGTCAGGGAAACTTCACCGCGCCCCGCCTCTACTGCAGCAAAGGCTTCGCACAACTGCTCGTCAGTAGCTTCGAGACCATTGACCTGCACCCGCTCGTTGTAACGCAGCAGGTGCGGCGAGCTGTAGACCCCCACCTGCAAGCCCTGGGCTCGCAGCAGGGAGGCGACAAAGGCACAGGTCGAGCCCTTGCCGTTGGTTCCGGTCACCGTGATCACCCGAGGCGCCGGCTTGCCCAGCCCCATCCGCGACGCTACCTGCTGCGAGCGCGCCAAGCCCATATCGATGGCCGAGGGATGCAACTGCTCAAGGTAGGCGAGCCATTCGCCCAGGGTGCGCTGGATCATAGGTTGGCTGGAGCCGGTGGCACCACCATCGGCTCCACGGGAGCCGCGACGAATTCCGGCGTCGGCAGACCCATCAGTTGCGCCAGCAGGTTACCCAGACGCGGACGCAGTTCCTGACGGGCGATGATCATGTCGATCGCCCCGTGCTCCAGCAGGAACTCACTGCGCTGAAAGCCTTCCGGCAGTTTTTCACGCACGGTCTGTTCGATCACTCGCGGACCGGCGAAACCTACCAGGGCCTTAGGCTCGGCGACGATCACGTCACCCAGCATCGCCAGGCTGGCGGAAACACCACCGTAGACCGGATCGGTCAGCACGGAGACGAAGGGAATGCCCTCTTCACGCAGGCGCGCCAGCACCGCGGAAGTCTTGGCCATCTGCATCAGGGAAATCAGCGCTTCCTGCATCCGCGCACCACCGGAGGCGGAGAAGCAGATCATCGGGCAACGGTTTTCCAGGGCGTAGTTGGCCGCACGCACGAAACGCTCGCCGACGATCGCGCCCATGGAACCGCCCATGAAGGAGAACTCAAAGGCCGAGACCACCACCGGCATGCCCAGCAGGGTACCGCTCATGGAAATCAGCGCGTCCTTCTCGCCGGTCTGCTTCTGTGCCGCAGTCAGACGATCCTTGTACTTCTTGCCGTCGCGGAACTTCAGGCGGTCCACCGGCTCCAGATCGGCGCCCAGTTCGGCACGACCCTCGGCGTCCAGGAAGATGTCGATGCGCGCACGTGCACCGATACGCATGTGGTGGTTGCACTTGGGGCAAACATCCAGGGTCTTTTCCAGCTCCGGACGATAAAGCACCGCCTCGCAGGACGGGCACTTGTGCCACAGACCTTCAGGCACCGAGCTTTTCTTCACCTCGGAACGCATGATCGAAGGGATCAGTTTGTCTACTAACCAGTTGCTCATGCTTTCTTTCTCCAGTACCGGCGGCCCGAACGCTCTGGTTCGCAACCCCGCGTATGCCCTTGAGCTAAATTCATGTGTGCGGCGATGTTCACTTCGCTACCGCGGTCAGCACCGGGCTCGACCTGCCTGCAACGAAACGTTCCTCAGCCATCCCGACAACCCGCGATAGAGCGGTTGCCACTCGATTCCGGCACCGCCTTAAGGCGACGCCTGCCTGTTTTGTACAGTGGTGTTATGGACGGCGGCAGACTGCCAGCCGTCACATCGACCCACTGCTGCGACGCACGGCCTGCATAAATGCCTGAATCTTGGCCGGATCCTTGATGCCCTTGCCCTGCTCGACTCCGCCACTGACATCCACCGCATAAGGACGAACCTGGGCAATGGCCTGGGCAACATTCTCTGCATTGAGGCCGCCAGCCAGGATGATCGGCTTGCTCACTTCCCGCGGAACCAGGGACCAGTCAAAAGCCTCGCCAGTTCCCCCCGGCACGCCCTCGACATAGGTGTCCAGCAAAATCCCACTGGCGTGCGGGTATGCCCGGCAGGCCGCGGCAATATCATCTCCAGCCTTGACTCGCAGCGCCTTGATATAGGGACGGTGATAGCCATCGCAATCAGCCGCCGACTCATCGCCGTGAAACTGCAGCAGATCCAGCGGCACCGCATCGAGGATCTCCCCCAGCTCGCAGCGACTGGCATTGACGAACAGCCCGACCGTGGTCACGAACGGCGGCAAGGCGGCAATGATCGCCCGCGCCTGCTGCACAGACACGGCCCGCGGACTTTTGGCATAGAACACCAGACCGATAGCGTCGGCCCCCGCCGCCACGGCCGCCAACGCGTCTTCTATGCGGGTAATCCCGCAAATCTTGCTGCGAACAGCTGACATGTCGTGTGAACCTCGGGGGCAAATTCGGAAAGTTCCGGATGGTAGCAAATGCTTTTCCGGGCGTCAGCCGTCAAGTTCAGGCCAACCGGTGAGGAAATGTGGCCCGATATAGCGCTCCGGCAGCGCAAACTCGTCCTTGTACTCGACCTGAACCAGGTACAGGCCAAAAGGATGAGCAGTGACCCCGCCCGCGCGACGAACCCGACTCTCCAGCACTTCCCGCGCCCACTCCACCGGGCGCTCGCCGGCGCCAATGGTCATCAAGACCCCGGCAATGTTGCGCACCATGTGATGCAGGAAGGCACTGGCACGAATATCCAGGACGATCATCTTGCCGTGCCGGGTCACCCGCAGGTGATGAATCTCCTTGATCGGCGACTTGGCCTGGCACTGCCCGGCCCGAAAGGCGCTGAAATCATGGGTACCCAGCAGGAACTGCGCGGCCTGGGCCATGCGCTCGGTGTCCAGGGGCCGGTGATTCCAGGTGACTTCTTCATTGAGATGGGCCGGACGGATCTGGTCGTTGTAGATCACATAGCGATAGCGCCGGGCGATGGCCTTGAACCGCGCATGGAAATGCGCGGGCATTTCCTGGGCCCAACTGACGCTGATGTCATGGGGCAGGTTGATATTGGCCCCCATGACCCACGCCTTCATCGAACGCACGGCCTGGGTGTCGAAATGCACCACCTGACCACAGGCATGCACACCGGCATCAGTGCGCCCCGCACAGGACACCAGCACCGGAGAGTCCGCGACCCGGGACAAGGCCTTCTCCAGAGTTTCCTGGACGCTGGGCACGCCAGAAGCCTGGCGCTGCCAACCGCGATAGCGCGACCCCTTGTATTCAACACCCAGAGCAATGCGGGAAAAGCCTTCGGCTGCCATTTCGGCGGCCGGGTTATCTATGTTTGCCAAGAACTTACAGCCTGCTGATATGCGCAAAGGCGCTCATTATAAGGCTGCCGGGTGCAGACGCCATGCACG
Protein-coding sequences here:
- the folC gene encoding bifunctional tetrahydrofolate synthase/dihydrofolate synthase yields the protein MIQRTLGEWLAYLEQLHPSAIDMGLARSQQVASRMGLGKPAPRVITVTGTNGKGSTCAFVASLLRAQGLQVGVYSSPHLLRYNERVQVNGLEATDEQLCEAFAAVEAGRGEVSLTYFEMGTLAAFWLFQQAALDAVVLEVGLGGRLDTVNLVDADLALVTSIGVDHIEYLGDSRESVAFEKAGIFRPGAPALCGDLNPPQPLLDKARELGCPFFLRGRDFDLALTEEHWQWRGLDAQGNQVELRDLPLLDLPMENAALALQAYLLTGLPWQPDQMGAALQQTRVTGRLDRRQVEWQGKRLNLLLDVGHNPHAAQYLAERLARRPLSGRRLAVFGLLADKDLPGVVGCLQSSVQSWAVAPLDSPRARPVQDLQAALENLGASVASYASIAAALEAQCEQATADDEILLFGSFYCVAEALEWLARRSTEEAAHGNAG
- the truA gene encoding tRNA pseudouridine(38-40) synthase TruA, yielding MAAEGFSRIALGVEYKGSRYRGWQRQASGVPSVQETLEKALSRVADSPVLVSCAGRTDAGVHACGQVVHFDTQAVRSMKAWVMGANINLPHDISVSWAQEMPAHFHARFKAIARRYRYVIYNDQIRPAHLNEEVTWNHRPLDTERMAQAAQFLLGTHDFSAFRAGQCQAKSPIKEIHHLRVTRHGKMIVLDIRASAFLHHMVRNIAGVLMTIGAGERPVEWAREVLESRVRRAGGVTAHPFGLYLVQVEYKDEFALPERYIGPHFLTGWPELDG
- a CDS encoding SPOR domain-containing protein, whose product is MAMLDNVYKQRMVGALVLVALAVIFLPMLFSREDEQRHVTVEAPPVPQASAMPQVQVEPVVVPEPKVLPQEPVPVEQPVVQQVAPSMPIAPSVPVVAPAPAASKPAPKPAPVPAPAPAQPIAAAKPDTSQSRIDANGLSISWSVQLASLSSREGAENLQKTLRSQGYNAYIRSADGKNRVFVGPLIERAEADRLRDLLGRQHNLKGFVVRFQPERG
- a CDS encoding CvpA family protein; protein product: MPFTWVDWAIVAIIAISALISLSRGFVKEALSLLTWIIAGVVAWMFGGSLSEYLGGYIETPSARVIAGCAIMFVATLLVGAMVNYLIGELIRVTGLSGTDRFLGMAFGAARGALLVVVAVGLLSLGPVQQDSWWQQSRLVPQFLLVADWSKNLILGWSSQWLASGISVPAEIPFKEHLLPAKTPQ
- a CDS encoding phosphoribosylanthranilate isomerase, whose protein sequence is MSAVRSKICGITRIEDALAAVAAGADAIGLVFYAKSPRAVSVQQARAIIAALPPFVTTVGLFVNASRCELGEILDAVPLDLLQFHGDESAADCDGYHRPYIKALRVKAGDDIAAACRAYPHASGILLDTYVEGVPGGTGEAFDWSLVPREVSKPIILAGGLNAENVAQAIAQVRPYAVDVSGGVEQGKGIKDPAKIQAFMQAVRRSSGSM
- the accD gene encoding acetyl-CoA carboxylase, carboxyltransferase subunit beta; this translates as MSNWLVDKLIPSIMRSEVKKSSVPEGLWHKCPSCEAVLYRPELEKTLDVCPKCNHHMRIGARARIDIFLDAEGRAELGADLEPVDRLKFRDGKKYKDRLTAAQKQTGEKDALISMSGTLLGMPVVVSAFEFSFMGGSMGAIVGERFVRAANYALENRCPMICFSASGGARMQEALISLMQMAKTSAVLARLREEGIPFVSVLTDPVYGGVSASLAMLGDVIVAEPKALVGFAGPRVIEQTVREKLPEGFQRSEFLLEHGAIDMIIARQELRPRLGNLLAQLMGLPTPEFVAAPVEPMVVPPAPANL